One genomic window of Dryobates pubescens isolate bDryPub1 chromosome 17, bDryPub1.pri, whole genome shotgun sequence includes the following:
- the DTWD1 gene encoding tRNA-uridine aminocarboxypropyltransferase 1 gives MSLNSSTLLNEENSGGPKGNTECLGSLELQTPSSFQDSPLQQLQLASQEVLEKAKKSGRSKCPRCSSSRMFYCYTCFVPVETVPTKEIPTVKLPLKIDIIKHPNETDGKSTAVHAKLLAPDDVTIYKYPCIPEYKERRHEIALVFPGPNSVSVKDIAFHLQKYIKKNVSDNDDDCSREPFLKQAKIEPEEEKNECISSNKSEGTILKKIIFIDSTWNQTNKIITDERLQGLLQIELKTRKTCFWRHQKGKPDTYLSTIEAIYYFLVDYHQEILKENYKGQYDNLLFFFSFMYTLIKNAKGCAGKE, from the exons ATGTCTTTAAATTCATCTACActtttaaatgaagaaaattCTGGAGGACCAAAAGGAAATACCGAGTGTTTGGGAAGTCTAGAACTGCAGACTCCATCATCATTTCAAGACAGCCCACTTCAACAATTACAGCTAGCATCACAGGAAGTActtgaaaaggcaaaaaagagtGGGAGGTCAAAATGCCCTCGATGCAGTAGTTCAAGGATGTTTTATTGTTATACATGCTTTGTTCCTGTCGAAACTGTCCCTACTAAAGAAATTCCGACTGTGAAG TTGCCTTTGAAGATTGACATTATTAAACACCCAAATGAAACAGATGGCAaaagcactgctgtgcatgCTAAGCTACTGGCACCTGATGATGTTACAATATATAAATACCCTTGCATTCCAGAATATAAAGAAAGAAGACATGAA ATAGCACTTGTATTTCCTGGCCCCAATTCAGTTTCAGTAAAAGATATTGCTTTCCATCTTCAAAAGTACATTAAGAAAAATGTGTCTGATAATGACGATGACTGTTCCAGAGAGCCATTTCTTAAGCAAGCGAAAATAGAacctgaagaggagaaaaatgaatGCATCTCAAGCAACAAGAGTGAAGGCACTATACTgaagaaaataatatttattgACAGTACCTGGAATCAAACTAATAAAATAATAACTGATGAGCGACTCCaag GCTTGCTGCAAATTGAGTTGAAGACAAGGAAAACTTGCTTTTGGCGTCATCAGAAGGGAAAGCCAGATACATACCTTTCCACAATAGAAGCAATTTATTATTTCCTTGTGGACTATCATCAGGAGATTTTGAAAGAGAACTACAAAGGACAATATGataatctgctttttttcttttcatttatgTACACATTGATTAAAAATGCcaagggctgtgcagggaaagAGTAA